The Thermodesulfovibrionales bacterium genomic interval TATGCCTTTTTCAGACAAGCCTTCGACAATCTCTTTGAAAGAGGATCCTCTCTTTATTTCAAACTCCATCGACTGGTTGCCGAAGGGAAGAGGCATGACGAGTTGAAGAGCAGAATAAACGAGGAAGACAACCAAAAGCGAAGCCGCCATGATGATTATATTTCTTTTCATCTAAATTTAGGATGCCAGAAAAAGACAGCCCCTGTAAAGTGGAAGCAGAGATGGAATCCATCGCGTAAGGCTCATCCTGTCCGCATCCCCCCGATACTCCTTCAGGAAATGAGAGAGGCGACCGGTGAATTCACCGGTCGCCTCTCGAATCACGGGATATTGCTTTCTCCTAATACATGCCTTCCATGCCGCCGCCCGGCATAGGCGGCATCTTCTTTTCCTCTTCCGGGATTTCGGAAACCATCACGGATGTCGTCAGCATGAGCGAAGCGACTGACGCTGCGTTCTGAAGGGCGGTTCTCGTTACCTTCGTCGGATCGATAATCCCGGCCTTCATCATATCGACATACTCCTCGCTCTGAGCGTCAAACCCATAGTTTACGTCTTTTGAGCCTTTCACCTTTTCAACAATTACGGAACCTTCGACTCCCGCATTATTGACGATCTGGCGTATAGGCTCTTCGAGGGCCTTCATAACAATGCCAACGCCGATCTTCTGGTCATGGTTATCGAGCTTAAGATTCTTCAGTGAAGGGAGGCACCTCAGGAGCGCAATTCCGCCTCCCGGGACTATCCCTTCCTCCACAGCGGCCCTCGTTGCATGGAGTGCGTCTTCGACCCTCGCCTTCTTCTCCTTCATCTCCGTTTCGGTCGCGGCGCCGACGTTAATCACCGCGACACCTCCGACGATCTTCGCGAGACGTTCCTGGAGTTTCTCCCGGTCGTAATCGGACGTCGTCTCTTCAATCTGCGCCTTAATCTGCTTAACCCTGCCCTGGATCTTCGCATGGTCGCCTGCGCCTTCAACAACTGTTGTGTTCTCCTTATCAACGGTGATCTTCTTTGCCCTTCCGAGGTCAGAGATCTTGATGCTCTCGAGCTTGATACCCAGGTCCTCGGATATCATTGTGCCGCCGGTGAGAATTGCGATATCCTCGAGCATCGCCTTTCTCCTGTCCCCGAATCCAGGGGCCTTTACAGCGCAAACCTGAAGGGTGCCGCGGAGTTTATTTACGACGAGTGTAGCGAGTGCCTCGCCTTCCACGTCCTCTGCGAGGATGAGAAGGGGCTTGCCCATCTTTGCGGTCTGCTCGAGTATCGGGAGAAGATCCTTCATGCTCGATATCTTCTTCTCGTTGATGAGGATAAACGCATCGTCAAGATTACATTCCATCCTCTCAGGATCGGTTATAAAGTATGGAGATATGTACCCGCGGTCAAACTGCATTCCCTCTACTACATCGAGCGTTGTCGCCATGCTCTTTGCCTCTTCCACGGTAATAACCCCGTCTTTTCCGACCTTGTCCATCGCCTCTGCGATAAGTTCCCCGATGGACGGATCGTTATTCGCCGAGATGGTCCCGACCTGCGCAATCTCCTTCTTATCCCCCACCTGCTTGCTGAGTTTTTTCAGGTCTTCGAGAACGACTTCAACGGCTTTCTCGATTCCCCTCTTCAGATCCATCGGGTTTGCGCCAGCAACGACATTCTTTATCCCCTCCCGGTAAATTGCATGCGCAAGGACCGTCGCCGTTGTAGTTCCGTCACCGGCAACATCTGAAGTTTTCGATGCGACCTCCCTCACCAGCTGCGCACCCATGTTTTCCCATGGGTCCTTGAGCTCTATCTCCTTCGCAACCGTAACGCCGTCCTTCGTGATGGTCGGCGCCCCGTATTTCTTATCCAAAATCGCGTTTCTTCCCTTCGGCCCAAGAGTCGCCTTGACCGCATTCGTGAGCATGGTGACACCGCTCAATATCGCTCTCTGAGCTCCTTCATCAAATAATAGTTGTTTAGCCATAAATAACCTCCTTTATTTTCTTATTTCTCCAGAATTCCTAATATGTCTTCTTCCCTGATTATCAGGTACTCGACATCATCCATGGTTACCTTGGAACCGGAATACTTATCGAACAACACGCTGTCGCCCACTTTGACGGACACTGGCTGCAGCTTTCCATCGTCGGTTATCCTTCCCGGCCCTACAGCCACGATTTCGCCCTTCTGCGGCTTCTCCTTTGCTGTGTCGGGAATATACAGCCCCCCAGCAGTCTTTTCAGCCTCTTCGGAGTATTTCACCAATACCCTGTCCCTGAGCGGTTTAAACTTCATAACGTTTCTCCTTTCTTCTCATAAAGATATTGTTAGCACTCATATGCCGCGAGTGCTAATATAATTTTTTATCGCGTCTTATGACAAGTACAATTCTTGGACAAAATGAGGCAATAATTGGTAATAATGACTAATAGCTTCTGATTACTCGTATTTTAGAATAATTTTAGCTGATATCTCTTTTCTTCTTTTCTATAAAGGCAGTTACGGCCTCATTAAAAAAATCCCCCATCTTCCTGACTTCAGCGGATATCCTCGTTTCATAGAGTTTAAGCCCTTCCCTGAGTTCCGAGGCGAAGGCCGAATGAAATGAGTCGTTCTTAACTGAATCCTCTACCCTTGCCCGGCTATAGAGGTAGATATCCGATACGATCGTCCGGGCGAGCCGCCTCGCTTTTTCGATCAGTTCATCAGGTTGCCCCACTTTTATCTTTTCAGTTACGGGTTGTGACGGTCTCTCGTCAGTTCCTTTAGATTCCGCAATCGTTTCTCCTGAAAACCTGCTGCCCGTATCTTCCCTTCCCTCTCCTGCGTCCCCCTTTCTTTCAGGAGCCTCTTGCGGGAAGGCCTTCTTCAGAGCATTGACCTTCTGAAGCAGCGATTCTTCAATCTGGTACTCCTCGATATAGGCATCGGCCCCGTGGAGGGAGTCAGGCTCCCTACGGTATCTGTTCTTGTCATAGAGGGAGGCAACAAGGATTATCTTCATTCCCTTCGTCTCTGGTCTCTTCCTCAACCTTTCTGAAACCTCAAAACCGTAAATCTTTGGAAGAGACACACTCAATAAAATAAGAAAGGGCAGCTCCTTGGCAGCGTTCACCAGGGCCTCTATTCCGTCGGCAGCAACGCTAACGGCATATCCGCTGGCAGTGAGAATGGATTTAATCCTCCTCGCTATTAAAGGGTCTTCGTGAGCCACAAGCACCGTATTCTCATCAAGAGGTCTTGCCTGGGGCAGTGGCTTCTTCACCAGGAGTACCGTACTGCACTTGGGACACTTAAACCGCGTGCCGTCAGATCCAATCTTTTCGTCAGCGATTTTGAGTCTTATCTTACATTTCGGACATATTATGACCATTGCCTCCGTCTCCTTCTCGGCAACCAGAGTTTTATGGTAATCAAACCAAAGAGAAAACCCCCGAGATGGGCAAACCACGCAACGCCTCCCTGGCTTAACCATCCCTGCGTGATGACGCCATTGACAAGCTGTATAATAGCCCAAAACACGATAACAATCAAGGCAGGGACCTTCACGATCTGCCAGAAGAAGCCAAAAAAAAGTACCGTATGAACCCTTGCACGGGGGAAAAGTATCAGATAGGCCCCAAGCACTCCTGATATGGCGCCGCTGGCTCCGATCATGGGCACATGGGAAGCGGGGTCCGTTAGGGCATGAGAATAAGCCGCAACCGCTCCAGCGAGAAGGTAGAAGAGAATGAACTTGAAATGCCCTATGCTGTCCTCGATGTTATTGCCGAATATCCAGAAATAGAGCATATTGCCTCCGAGA includes:
- the groL gene encoding chaperonin GroEL (60 kDa chaperone family; promotes refolding of misfolded polypeptides especially under stressful conditions; forms two stacked rings of heptamers to form a barrel-shaped 14mer; ends can be capped by GroES; misfolded proteins enter the barrel where they are refolded when GroES binds), which gives rise to MAKQLLFDEGAQRAILSGVTMLTNAVKATLGPKGRNAILDKKYGAPTITKDGVTVAKEIELKDPWENMGAQLVREVASKTSDVAGDGTTTATVLAHAIYREGIKNVVAGANPMDLKRGIEKAVEVVLEDLKKLSKQVGDKKEIAQVGTISANNDPSIGELIAEAMDKVGKDGVITVEEAKSMATTLDVVEGMQFDRGYISPYFITDPERMECNLDDAFILINEKKISSMKDLLPILEQTAKMGKPLLILAEDVEGEALATLVVNKLRGTLQVCAVKAPGFGDRRKAMLEDIAILTGGTMISEDLGIKLESIKISDLGRAKKITVDKENTTVVEGAGDHAKIQGRVKQIKAQIEETTSDYDREKLQERLAKIVGGVAVINVGAATETEMKEKKARVEDALHATRAAVEEGIVPGGGIALLRCLPSLKNLKLDNHDQKIGVGIVMKALEEPIRQIVNNAGVEGSVIVEKVKGSKDVNYGFDAQSEEYVDMMKAGIIDPTKVTRTALQNAASVASLMLTTSVMVSEIPEEEKKMPPMPGGGMEGMY
- the groES gene encoding co-chaperone GroES is translated as MKFKPLRDRVLVKYSEEAEKTAGGLYIPDTAKEKPQKGEIVAVGPGRITDDGKLQPVSVKVGDSVLFDKYSGSKVTMDDVEYLIIREEDILGILEK
- a CDS encoding response regulator; the encoded protein is MVIICPKCKIRLKIADEKIGSDGTRFKCPKCSTVLLVKKPLPQARPLDENTVLVAHEDPLIARRIKSILTASGYAVSVAADGIEALVNAAKELPFLILLSVSLPKIYGFEVSERLRKRPETKGMKIILVASLYDKNRYRREPDSLHGADAYIEEYQIEESLLQKVNALKKAFPQEAPERKGDAGEGREDTGSRFSGETIAESKGTDERPSQPVTEKIKVGQPDELIEKARRLARTIVSDIYLYSRARVEDSVKNDSFHSAFASELREGLKLYETRISAEVRKMGDFFNEAVTAFIEKKKRDIS
- a CDS encoding rhomboid family intramembrane serine protease; the encoded protein is MIPFKDENPTTVVPFVTIGLIALNIFLYLWEIFSPLGEQQFALSYGAIPYNLMTHETDQPISPFATVFSSMFLHGGILHLGGNMLYFWIFGNNIEDSIGHFKFILFYLLAGAVAAYSHALTDPASHVPMIGASGAISGVLGAYLILFPRARVHTVLFFGFFWQIVKVPALIVIVFWAIIQLVNGVITQGWLSQGGVAWFAHLGGFLFGLITIKLWLPRRRRRQWS